A region of the Zymomonas mobilis subsp. mobilis ATCC 10988 genome:
CGGTGACCGATTCTTGGGTCATATCGAACGCTGCCGGATTTTACTGCATCTGATTGATGCCTCCGGCGAAGATCCGATAGCCGCATGGAATGAGGTGCAAAACGAGCTGGCTCTTTATGGGGCCGGTCTCGCCGAAAAACCGCAATTACTGGCGCTGAATAAGATAGACAGCGTTGATGAAGAAACATGTGCTGAGCTTTCGCAGGCATTGGAAGAAGCCAGTGGACAGAAAGTTCTGCTTTTATCCGGTGCCACAGGCCAAGGCTTGGATCCCATCCTTGACCAACTTATTACCATGACCGGTCGCGCTATAGAAAAAGCTCAAGAGAGCAGCGCCCAAACGGAGAAGATATGGTCGCCGATCTAACTTCTGATATTTCAGAATCCCAAGAGCAAGAAACAGAAACTAACTCTGCCAATAATAACGGTGCGGTTTTCCGACCGGAAAACTGCCCGCGACTGGTTATAAAAATTGGTTCTTCTTTGCTCGTTGACCAACGCGGTCAAGTTCGTCGCGATTGGCTGCAAACTGTCGCCTATGACATTGCCAAATTGCATCAAGCTGGACAGCAAATCATTGTTGTTTCCTCAGGTGCTATCGCACTGGGTGCCAGACGCTTGAACTTGCCACGCGGTGGACGGGCATCCTTGGAAGATGCTCAAGCCTCGGCTTCTGTCGGACAAATTTTGCTTAGCCAATGCTGGGCAGAATTGCTGGGTGCATGCAGCTTGGATTCATCCCAAATTCTACTGACACTCGATGATCTAGAAGATCGCCGCCGCTATCTTAACGTCTCGGCTACGCTTGATCGCCTGCTTTCTCTTGGTGTCGTGCCAGTCATCAATGAAAATGACTCGATTGCGACCGCAGAAATTCGTTTTGGAGATAATGACCGTCTCGCTGCTCGTATCGGGCAGGCCAGCCATGCCTCTGGCGTTATCCTCTTTTCGGATGTGGATGGCCTTTACACGGCCAACCCCATGAAAGATCCCAACGCCAAACGGATTGATCGGGTCGAACATATCGACAATAGCACAGAAGCCATGGCTAGCAGTGATTCCGCTTCCGGCATGGGTTCTGGCGGCATGGCTTCCAAGGTAGAAGCGGCGCGCATCGCCACCTATTCCGGCGTTAATCTCGCGATTACAACGGGTAAACGCCCTTCCCCGCTGACGATGTTTTTGGATGATGGTGCTGGCACGCTATTCACAGCCGATGAAAGCGCTTCAGCTCATAAAACATGGCTGGCCGGACGATTAACCGCTCATGGTCAGGTTTATATCGATCAAGGCGCAGTCGAGGCACTCCATGATGGAAACAGCCTGCTCCCTGCGGGCGTCTGCTCCATAGAGGGCAAATTCAACCGCGGTGACGTGGTCGATATCCTCGATCAAGAACACAACCTTATTGCGCGGGGTCTGATCGAATATGACAGCGAAGATTCTGCCCAAATCACAGGCAAGCGATCGCAGGAAATTGCTGATATTCTAGGATATGAGGCCAGAACAGCCCTGATCCATCGCAATCATATGGTTATGCTATGAAAATTGCACTGACGGGGGGAACAGGTTTTATTGGCGGCCACGTCTTCGACAATACCGCAGGTCGCGGTATTGGTATCAAGGCTTTGACCCGACGACCACAACCCGCAAGACCGGGGGTAGAGTGGATTCGTGGTAGCCTTGAAGATGAAGACAGCCTCAAAAAACTGGTTTCATCCTGTCAGGCCGTTATTCACATGGCTGGGGCTGTCAAAGCCGAAAACAGGGAAGCCTTCGCGCATATCAATCTGACCGGCACAGAAAAACTTCTCGCAGCCACCAAGGCCGCCGGAATAAAACGCTTTATTCATGTCTCATCTTTG
Encoded here:
- the proB gene encoding glutamate 5-kinase, which encodes MVADLTSDISESQEQETETNSANNNGAVFRPENCPRLVIKIGSSLLVDQRGQVRRDWLQTVAYDIAKLHQAGQQIIVVSSGAIALGARRLNLPRGGRASLEDAQASASVGQILLSQCWAELLGACSLDSSQILLTLDDLEDRRRYLNVSATLDRLLSLGVVPVINENDSIATAEIRFGDNDRLAARIGQASHASGVILFSDVDGLYTANPMKDPNAKRIDRVEHIDNSTEAMASSDSASGMGSGGMASKVEAARIATYSGVNLAITTGKRPSPLTMFLDDGAGTLFTADESASAHKTWLAGRLTAHGQVYIDQGAVEALHDGNSLLPAGVCSIEGKFNRGDVVDILDQEHNLIARGLIEYDSEDSAQITGKRSQEIADILGYEARTALIHRNHMVML